The following coding sequences lie in one Anomaloglossus baeobatrachus isolate aAnoBae1 chromosome 7, aAnoBae1.hap1, whole genome shotgun sequence genomic window:
- the LOC142246372 gene encoding histone H3: MARTKQTARKSTGGKAPRKQLATKAARKSAPATGGVKKPHRYRPGTVALREIRRYQKSTELLIRKLPFQRLVREIAQDFKTDLRFQSSAVMALQEASEAYLVGLFEDTNLCAIHAKRVTIMPKDIQLARRIRGERA, from the coding sequence ATGGCCAGAACTAAGCAGACCGCTCGCAAATCCACCGGAGGGAAAGCTCCCCGCAAGCAGCTGGCCACTAAGGCCGCCAGGAAGAGCGCTCCCGCCACCGGCGGAGTGAAGAAGCCTCACCGTTACCGGCCAGGCACAGTCGCTCTCCGTGAGATCCGCCGGTACCAGAAGTCCACTGAGCTGCTGATCCGTAAGCTTCCCTTCCAGCGCCTGGTAAGAGAAATCGCCCAGGACTTCAAGACCGATCTCCGCTTCCAGAGCTCGGCCGTCATGGCCCTGCAGGAGGCCAGCGAGGCTTATCTGGTGGGGCTGTTTGAGGACACAAATCTGTGCGCCATCCACGCTAAGAGGGTCACCATCATGCCCAAAGATATCCAGCTGGCCCGCCGCATCCGTGGGGAGAGGGCTTAG